A single region of the Lotus japonicus ecotype B-129 chromosome 4, LjGifu_v1.2 genome encodes:
- the LOC130715078 gene encoding uncharacterized protein LOC130715078 codes for MEDGEEASNPIPNPVSESEAEETTISISISDGGSSFNQNEIFRAIEIVERDSFAIAQSFTSLFASLRLALSQSTTTSLHHINSFTHASARLQESVLDAATKGNRYINSCLRLNEEMKNIDGLASQLKILRRHVDVLDSAVNKLVHDAS; via the exons ATggaagatggagaagaagcCTCCAATCCCATTCCCAATCCAGTGAGTGAAAGTGAAGCAGAAGAAACCACAATCTCAATCTCAATCTCAGATGGTGGTAGCAGCTTCAATCAGAATGAGATATTCAGAGCGATTGAGATCGTGGAACGAGACTCGTTCGCCATCGCTCAGAGTTTCACTTCTCTCTTCGCTTCACTTCGCTTGGCACTCTCCCAATCCACCACCACCTCTCTCCACCACATCAATTCCTTCACCCATGCTTCCGCTCGCCTTCAGGAATCAGTGCTTGATGCTGCTACCAAGGGGAATCGCTATATCAATTCATGTCTCAG ATTGAATGAGGAGATGAAGAACATTGATGGTCTTGCGTCCCAACT AAAAATTCTGCGAAGGCATGTGGATGTTCTGGACTCTGCTGTTAACAAGCTTGTTCATGATGCCTCATGA